From Vallitalea longa, one genomic window encodes:
- a CDS encoding beta family protein: MLQLYTPILKWKKGEQDALQKLSEEHRKKIIPLIELIDYIEPENFIETIKSCFNYPIYLDTIIAAEDDRDFLLSIIKNSNGLAYPVLYYDDLHETIDKIYPLVKRIAVRLTLPSDIEAPEYEDIFENIRDCKKKFADIEIDLIMDLQVIETKREANIHMSELKMVLEEFCLKDVKILNKILISCTSFPSKLSIKSGETKEFDRLDIKIFKKIYNNKRFSLLRDKLIYSDYGVTKFTDSEIDFSHLQYGILPKIKYTTQDKYIVMKGKKDHKRNVMVVSCFDMSHTIVSANYYYGKEFSFGDNQIYCKAHRLNGHGPGNNGQWVTIVANHHIVALIQQLSNLYDF, encoded by the coding sequence GTGTTACAGCTATATACACCTATATTAAAATGGAAAAAAGGAGAACAAGATGCTTTACAAAAACTATCTGAAGAACATAGAAAAAAGATTATTCCGCTTATAGAACTAATCGACTATATTGAACCTGAAAATTTCATAGAAACTATTAAGTCATGTTTTAACTATCCTATTTATCTTGACACTATAATTGCAGCGGAAGATGACAGAGACTTTTTATTAAGTATTATAAAAAACTCTAATGGATTAGCATATCCCGTATTATACTATGATGATTTACACGAAACAATAGATAAGATTTACCCTTTAGTAAAACGAATAGCTGTTAGGTTAACCCTGCCTAGCGATATTGAAGCACCAGAATATGAGGATATTTTTGAGAATATTAGAGATTGCAAGAAAAAATTTGCTGACATAGAAATTGATCTAATAATGGACCTTCAAGTTATTGAAACCAAAAGAGAAGCTAATATCCATATGAGTGAGTTAAAAATGGTATTAGAAGAATTTTGTTTAAAAGATGTAAAAATTTTAAATAAAATATTAATTTCATGTACTTCTTTCCCTTCAAAATTATCTATAAAGTCAGGAGAAACAAAAGAATTCGATAGACTTGATATTAAAATCTTTAAAAAAATTTATAATAATAAACGTTTTTCATTATTACGTGATAAACTTATATACTCAGATTATGGTGTAACTAAGTTTACTGATAGCGAGATTGATTTTTCTCATCTTCAATATGGTATTTTACCTAAGATAAAATATACAACTCAAGATAAGTATATAGTCATGAAAGGAAAAAAGGACCATAAACGCAATGTGATGGTTGTTAGTTGTTTTGACATGTCTCACACTATTGTTTCCGCCAACTATTATTATGGAAAAGAATTTTCATTTGGTGATAATCAAATATATTGTAAAGCCCATCGATTAAATGGGCATGGTCCGGGCAATAACGGTCAATGGGTAACTATTGTTGCAAATCATCATATAGTTGCTTTAATTCAACAGCTTTCCAATCTTTACGACTTTTAA
- a CDS encoding sce7726 family protein: MKVYDSDIRELLKYKFITLKKYTSDPTTKVVEEMDVCMGTSRIDMAVLNGKLHGYEIKSEQDTLERLPDQIESYNKIFDTMTIVTGEKHVSKVMKIVPDWWGVYYVSLNKKKPVLKRKRQVKKNKEIDIFYLSQLLWKNELCELLIDNGIKKGIKSKTRYELGILVSKVVNNHDTKEYVREKLKSRKDWKAVELKQLYDDLQQ; the protein is encoded by the coding sequence ATGAAAGTTTATGATTCAGATATCAGAGAATTATTAAAATATAAATTTATTACGCTGAAAAAATATACTTCTGACCCAACTACAAAAGTAGTTGAAGAGATGGATGTATGTATGGGTACATCAAGAATTGATATGGCTGTTTTAAATGGGAAACTACATGGATATGAAATCAAAAGTGAGCAAGATACTTTAGAAAGATTGCCTGATCAAATTGAATCTTATAATAAAATATTTGATACCATGACAATTGTGACAGGTGAAAAGCATGTATCAAAAGTTATGAAAATTGTACCTGATTGGTGGGGAGTATATTATGTATCATTAAATAAAAAAAAGCCAGTATTAAAAAGAAAGAGACAAGTTAAGAAAAATAAAGAGATAGATATATTCTATCTATCTCAATTGCTTTGGAAAAATGAACTATGTGAACTCTTAATTGATAACGGTATTAAAAAGGGAATTAAGAGCAAAACACGGTATGAGTTAGGAATTCTTGTTTCAAAAGTAGTTAATAATCATGATACAAAAGAATATGTACGTGAAAAGCTTAAAAGTCGTAAAGATTGGAAAGCTGTTGAATTAAAGCAACTATATGATGATTTGCAACAATAG
- a CDS encoding phage holin family protein: protein MDWNAIISFIRPELFVLIIFLYCLGLFLKKIPAFTAEWLIPIILLGASLFITIIYMGVVVEGEFTPIVIVTAVIQSVIIAAIAVFGNEIIKQLTQKRKFDK from the coding sequence ATGGATTGGAACGCAATTATAAGTTTTATAAGACCAGAGTTATTTGTATTAATTATATTTTTATACTGTTTAGGATTATTCTTAAAGAAAATACCAGCATTTACTGCAGAGTGGCTTATACCTATCATTTTATTAGGTGCAAGCTTATTTATTACCATTATTTATATGGGCGTGGTAGTAGAAGGTGAATTTACACCAATAGTAATTGTAACTGCTGTAATACAATCTGTAATTATAGCTGCTATTGCTGTATTTGGTAATGAGATAATAAAACAGTTAACACAAAAAAGAAAGTTTGATAAGTAA
- a CDS encoding N-acetylmuramoyl-L-alanine amidase has protein sequence MKEYEIIWKGNSNTNKSTRRGYAPRIIVDHITEGSASSALCWFTSSGNKVSSAHFLVTKAGEIYQFVKIEDNAWANGINSKDIKNATASMVKEMNVNPNWYSISIEHEGIYKQTKGELTEEQLKATIWLHQYIIDYVKDKWNIEIPVDRKHIIGHYEISPRRKPNCPGQKYPFNQIIESLNNKTTEYINVPQWQIDGFNGLIERDVIQSPEYWKNKLGQPITVGELFAVLNKAIRK, from the coding sequence ATGAAAGAATATGAAATAATTTGGAAAGGAAACAGTAATACCAATAAATCTACAAGGAGAGGATATGCTCCAAGAATAATTGTAGATCATATAACAGAAGGGTCTGCAAGTTCAGCCCTTTGTTGGTTTACAAGTTCAGGTAATAAAGTTTCTTCAGCACATTTTTTAGTTACTAAGGCAGGAGAAATATATCAATTCGTAAAAATAGAAGATAATGCATGGGCTAATGGTATTAATAGTAAAGATATAAAGAATGCTACAGCTTCAATGGTGAAGGAAATGAATGTTAATCCTAATTGGTATTCTATATCCATAGAACATGAGGGGATATATAAACAAACAAAAGGCGAATTAACAGAAGAACAATTAAAAGCTACAATATGGCTTCATCAATACATAATAGACTATGTAAAAGATAAGTGGAATATTGAAATACCAGTTGATAGAAAACATATAATCGGACACTATGAGATCAGCCCAAGAAGAAAACCAAATTGTCCAGGACAGAAGTATCCATTTAACCAGATCATTGAATCACTTAATAATAAAACAACAGAGTATATCAATGTACCACAATGGCAAATAGATGGTTTTAACGGACTAATAGAAAGAGATGTAATACAGAGTCCAGAGTACTGGAAAAACAAGCTAGGACAGCCAATAACAGTTGGAGAATTATTCGCAGTATTAAACAAGGCAATAAGGAAGTAA